The following is a genomic window from Synechococcus sp. JA-2-3B'a(2-13).
TACAGAGCCATCCAGCGCTCAATGTCGGCCTGGGTGGGAGCAGGCAATTGCAGAGCCCGCACCAAAATGGCCAGGGCTTCCAGGTGGGTGATATCCCCTTGCGGGCGAAACTCGTTGCCCTCGTATAGGCGCATGGCCCCCGCCTGCAGCACGGCTTGGGCAGTCCAATAGTCGGGGGTGTTGGGCTCCAGGTCGCGAATCTCCTGCACCTGGTTGGGATTGGGAATGTAGCCGAAAAACTCCGTCAGCCACTGGGCCAATTCCAGACGGGTCAGGGTGGCTGACAGGGGTTCTTGGGTGATCACCACATCTGTCTGACGTTCCAGAGCCGCCACGTAGGGGTCGGTCCAGGCCAGCGAGGCTTGCTGCTCCACCCCTTGGGACCAAGCCGGCAAGCTGACACCCGACCAGCCCAGCGTCCAACACAAGCTCAGAGCTAGGGGCCACGAGCACCGCATAGCTGTCACTCCTGTTCCAACAACATCCCCTCAGGGCCAGCTTATCTCAAACTTCCGCCCCATCCTCAAGCCCTCGATGCCCCTTGGGATTGCGCCCTTTGGCAGTGAGACTCTGAAAACTCGGGTAAGAAGGTTCGCCGCAGGGATCCCTTAGGAGATTTTACCTATGCAAGACGGGATCCGGCTTGACAGCAAAGGGCCTAAGCAAGGGTCTCGTAACTTGTAGTTGTGCATCCAAATCCTTATCATTGTGTTATAGACTCAGAAAGTTCAGAAAGCACTTTTGCCCCTACCCTAGGGAGGAGTTTCATGGCTGGCAGCACCGGAGAGCGACCTTTTGTCGATATCATTACCAGTGTCCGCTACTGGGTTATTCACGCCCTGACCATTCCCGCTTTGTTTTTGGCAGGCTGGCTTTTTGTGAGCACCGGCCTGGCCTATGATATTTTTGGCACCCCACGCCCCAATGAGTATTTCACGGCAGAACGCCAGGAGTTGCCGATCGTCAGCGATCGCTTCAATGCTCTGGAGGAGTTGGAGAGGCTGACTCGCTAGGAGTGCCCGTGGGTAAGTGGACTATTCGTTGTTGCAATTTGTAAGTTGATTGAGCTTTTTGCGTAGGGTGATATCTATGGCCACTAAATCTGATGAACCCGTTTTTTACCCTGTTTTTACCGTCCGTTGGCTGGCGGTGCATACCTTGGCGATCCCAACGGTTTTCTTCTTGGGAGCCATTGCTGCAATGCAGTTTATTCAACGGTGAACCCAATGGCTGATCAACCCGAAAGGAATCCCAACTCCCAACCTGTCGAGCTAAACCGCACTTCCCTTTACTTGGGTTTGCTGCTGGTGTTTGTGGTTGGGCTGTTGTTCTCCAGCTATTTTCTCAACTGAGGCCAGGATCCCACTCTGCTCTTGGAGTTGGGAAAGAGCGCAGGGGGCAATGCTGGCTTTTGGCTAGCCCTTGCTCCCCTTTGCTAAGTTTACTGAGGATGTAATTGCTGCTAGTTCTGTCTTTTTTGGAGACCAGTTGCTATGACCAGTCAAGCAAGGATCCCTTTGTGGATAGTGGCTGTGGTTGCCGGTTTGGGTGTGATCACGGTAGTTGGGCTTTTCTTCTATGGCTCCTATGTGGGCTTGGGCTCGAGCCTGTAAGTTTGAGGTTTTTAGTCTGTTAGTCTGGTAGTAGCCCGCAATAGGTAGGGGTACAAAGCCGCATGGTTTTTATGGCCTAGCTGAATTCAGTTAGGCCTTTCAATGCTGTTGTATCTACCACTTTTTTCGGGGCTACCTACCACAGCGCAATATCGATCCCTTGCCCAGCAGGGATCCCACTTCATTGCAGACCTTAATACTCAACTTAATACTCAATACACAGTCCGAAAAAGCTGCCGCTATTCCTCACCACTGGTTACAACCAGGCGGTGAATCTGGACTTCTCTCTTCTCCCCCTGGAGAGGGTGAAGTTCACGTTAGCAGGTCAGGGATCATGGGCAAGAGCGCGAATTGCTGAGGACAGGTTCTGCGAGGGAATGTCTCAAACTTATGTCTCAAACTTATTTAGAAGAGCTATCTCTGTGTTAAGCGAGCATGAACTTTTTTAACGATCCGGGTGGTGGTTGCCGAGAGGGTAACTTAGGCCCCGTAGAATGAATCGCAAAATTCCAGGCAGGACATTCGGACATGGATTACATTCGCACCTTTAACG
Proteins encoded in this region:
- a CDS encoding photosystem II reaction center protein L translates to MADQPERNPNSQPVELNRTSLYLGLLLVFVVGLLFSSYFLN
- a CDS encoding photosystem II reaction center protein J is translated as MTSQARIPLWIVAVVAGLGVITVVGLFFYGSYVGLGSSL
- the psbF gene encoding cytochrome b559 subunit beta, with product MATKSDEPVFYPVFTVRWLAVHTLAIPTVFFLGAIAAMQFIQR
- the psbE gene encoding cytochrome b559 subunit alpha, giving the protein MAGSTGERPFVDIITSVRYWVIHALTIPALFLAGWLFVSTGLAYDIFGTPRPNEYFTAERQELPIVSDRFNALEELERLTR